aatgtatatattatatactttACTTTTCAATAACTAGATTATAGAAGATATGAATGATGTAATGATGAGTAGTTTGCTtgcaatattaatattttcaataacTAGATATAATCGGCTAATTAATAATCAACATTGATTATTCTCTAGTTGTTGGAGTGATGTCTGGAGCCCTAGTATTCATAAAGGAAGATCTTCAAATCAGTGACTTGCAAGTGCAGCTACTTGCAGGCATGTTACACTTGTGCGCACTACCGGGATGCATGGCTGCAGGAAGAACATCTGATTACAAAGGTCGACGCTACACCATCATTCTAGCATCCACCATCTTCTCGTTGGGCTCCATTCTAATGGCCTGGGGTCCATTCTATCTAATCTTAATGATTGGAAATTGCATTCTTGGAGTTTCCGTGGGTTTTGCACTCATCATCGCACCAGTTTACAGTGCAGAGATTTCACCTCCTTCCTACAGAGGCTTTCTCACTTCTCTCCCAGAACTTTCCATCAACATAGGACTCCTTCTTGGCTATGTCTCAAACTACttctttgaaaaattgtctCTTAAACTTGGGTGGAGGATGATGGTGGGTGTTCCTGCTATTCCTTCACTTTGCCTAATCATTCTCATGTTGAAGTTGGTGGAGTCTCCAAGGTGGTTAGTCATGCAAGGGCGTGTAGGTGAGGCTAGGAAAGTGCTTTTACTAGTTTCCAATACAAAGGAAGAAGCTGAACAACGCCTAAAGGAAATAAAAGGTGTTGTTGGAATTGATGAAAACTGCACCCTAGGCATTGTTCAAGTTCCAAAGAAAACTCGCAGTGGTGCAGGAGCTTTGAAGGAACTGTTTTGTAAATCTTCACCACCAGTGCGCAGGATACTGATTTCAGCTATTGGAGTTCATGTATTCCTTCAGATTGGTGGAATAGGGGCTATTTTGTTATATGGTCCAAGAATCTTTGAGAGAACAGGAATCAGTGACAAGAGCAAGCTCATGCTAGCCACTGTTGGCATTGGAGTCAGCAAAGTTATATTCGCATtcatatcaatatttttaatggaTAGAGTTGGGAGGAGGATTCTCTTTCTGGTTAGTGCAGGAGGCATGGTTGTGACCTTGTTAGGGTTGGGTGTTTGCTTGACCATAGTGGAGCGATCCACTGAAAAAGTAGTGTGGGCAATAAGCTTTACCATTATTGTAACCTACCTCGTTGTGGCTTTTATGACAATTGGAATTGGGCCAGTGACATGGGTTTATAGTACAGAGATTTTTCCTTTAAGGTTTAGGGCGCAAGGCCTTGGTGTCTCTGTGGCCGTGAACAGAATCACGAATGTGATAGTGGTTACAAGTTTCATTTCAGTTGATAAAGCCATAACAATGGGTGGGGTTTTCATTCTGTTTGCTGCTATCAATGCTTTGGCTTTGTGGTACTACTATACGTTGCCTGAAACTAAAGGAAGATCATTAGAAGATATGGAGACAATCTTTGGGAAAAATTCCAAGTTGGAGATACAAATGAAGCCTGGAAGCAATAAATAGAATTTCACGTGCTCCAAAAttgatacatataattaaaataatattatcttcttgtgagatttttttcctgtttttgtttttgtaaagtgacataaaaaaatcaagaaaataaacATCCAAACGAATCACATGAACGAGATAATGTTTGATCTAGTCGTTGTTATTTCGgtataacttaaaaataaattatatcaatatgacttatttattaagtaattatttaatgttgtgtgatttatattatcatatcaGATAAttcaatttacttttttatttttttaaaaattaaaatttaaacatctttttgtaaattttatttttatttaatattttattaaaagagacatttattactaattaattCTTAATCGTTTGTAATTTTTAAACCCACTATATCTTCCCGCCGTCATCGAACATAAGAAGAACACTTTCTGTGGATTGCTTCCTGCGTTGTGCTTCCCACCGACCACTGTTATAAATTGGcaaaatttgaagagaaaaaataaacgTCTTGTTGCCTTCTAAATTAACTGAACAAGATTTTTATTGTAGGCTGCATTGGgagtttaagtattttatttttttgtatttgtgtTGATTTGAAACTACTAAAGGAGTTacacattaatttattatatattctaaacaagtttcaagaatgtTTGTCTTCACTGTAATTTCTTGGCATCACCAAATtagtttttgtaacaaaaaataaaatgtaaaattttgaaCTTCTATTATCAATTGTGAAAcgttaaaagataaaagaaggaTTTTTTATGTACTTTGGAAGCTAGTACACGTATTAAGAAATGTACttcatttatattaaatttattttcaattcctAGCTTAATACAGCTTTCAATAGTTCCTTCCttgataaaagaatatataccaatttatataaaaatatttaattatcttttggACGGTGAAGTTTCGACTAACACCGACCAACAACTCACAGTTACACACTTTATTTGCAACAATCTCAGTGTTAGGAACTACGATTCTAATCCTAAGCAGAAATAATAAAGGAAAATTTATAGTGGAAATTTCTCATATATTCATTTCATTTCTGGATACATATTTATAAGCAGCACTAGCTAAACGGTGCCTGGTGTCCCACTGTGAGTGCGCTGAATTGTAAGAACAGAATTGGTTAAGGAAATCTAGAAATATTCTTGTCCTTGTCCTTATCCTAGTGCTGTCCCCTCATATGTAATCACAAAGATAATTGGGCCTCTTGATGTTCCTGCTTGGTCTGGTATCAGCCCTCTCTGTATTGCTATCACTCAGCCACAACTATTATCCCTCTGGTTCCATCAACTTATATAGTTCAACGTGGTGACGACACTGCAAGTCTCATACGTGTGAGGAGCGACAATGAGGAAGGAGGTTGCATCATATAATCAAACGCTATGCATGTAGAAGTTGGTGACAGACTCGAGAATAACAAAATGTACGTGTAGTGGCTTCGTCCCGAACCTCTCCGATCCATCGCACTTCAGTTGAACTTCAACTCGCTTATGGATTTTTCTTAACATTTTATGTTTCTTCAAATAGTGTTAGTCAAAACTTGACAAATAAGATCAAAAGGGTTAACAAATTATAAGTTATAAGTGACTAAAAtggtatattttaaattatgaaaattagaagagaaagttGTTGTAACAATAGAAATTGAAAGagtaattaaatctttaaaaataatagaataatacTTTTACAACCTATACAAATTGCAAGGATAGATTTTCTTATTACCTTCTATCACCTCGAAGGATTATTTCAATTAAGTTTTATAAACAACTTGCGTTATAGAGGAGGCCTTTTACAATGATGATAACATGCTGGCATTTCTCATAAAATGCAACGTCTCAGGAAATGAAGCAACAATTGCTTgttgaagaaaataatataaaatgcaaCGTCTCAGGAAATGAAGCAACAATTGCTTgttgaagaaaataatatataaattaatcaatgaTTGGTGTCATGAACTAGGATTTGAAaggtctaaaataaatttattttgaggtATATtagtactaaattttttttattaaaatttatttttaaatataattttacaataatttttttttgaggtatattaatacaaaaaaaaaatttgaaactttttttttttgggcctAAAGCTGGACTGTTTTGGCCTTAATTCGGTCGTGCATGAACTCTTATAAACTTGTGCGTGTTAGAGTCTACGCAAAGATTATCACTAGCTTTTGAACacttttagataaaaattaaaaatatcttccGCAAATAAAAACGCAGACGGCCAAACACATCATGGAAAACGGGGGATGCCATAGAAGGCTCAACAAGTATACCTGTGCCACTGTGTTAGCAGCTTCTATTGTCTCTGCTATGTTTGGTTATGGTGAGTGTACATACTTTATCTCAAATATTAACGTTtctatctttgttttcaaaaccaCGGCTATGGAATTTAGACCTAAAAACTTTCCTAAACTACTCAAACTCCCATGGCCACCAAGTCAATTCTAGCGGGTATCCGCGATTCTATCTAATCACTAACAAAACTGTTTTTGTACATTTGTTGTGACTTTgattttggaaaatattttgcAGGAACATAAGTGAcagaataaattaattatatataatttcatatacAGTATCAATtagttaatattaaatttaacatgTGATATCaaaaatgcattttatctaaaaacaactcattaaatttaattcaaaatcagttttggcAAGATATAAATTGGGGTAAACATATACGcaagaaaaaataatggatGTAAGaaagttacaaaatttataCAACCAATACAAAAAGTTATGTGGATTAATAGAATTGTTTGCGATTGTTATTTAACCAGACAAATTAAAATCAGCTAGCTAACTAATAAACGATATTATCTTTAATTAGTCACAGGAGTGATGAGTGGAGCATTGATATTCATACAGGAAGATCTCCAAATCAATGACCTACAAATACAACTCTTAGTAGGCGCGTCACATTTGTGTGCCCTACCAGGTAGCTTGGTTGCAGGAAGAACATCTGATTACATAGGTCGCTGCTACACCATCACTCTCGCTTCCATCGCCTTCTTATTGGGCTCAATTCTAATGGGCTACGGCCCATCCTATCCAATCTTAATGATTGGAAACTGCATTGTTGGAGTTGGTGTGAGTTTTGCAATGGTAGTAGCACCACTCTACAGTACAGAGATTTCACCTCCTTCTTCCAGAGGCTTTTTCACCTCTCTCCCAACACTTTCCGTCAACACAGGATTCTTGCTTGGCTACATGTCAAACTATTTCTTCGAAAAATTGCCTCATAAACTTGGATGGCGGATGATGGTGGCTGTTCCTGCAATCCCTTCACTTTGCCTAATCATTCTCATGCTGAAATTGGTAGAGTCTCCAAGGTGGTTAGTCATGCAAGGACGTGTAGGTGATGCTTTGAAAGTGCTTTTACTAATCTCTACTACAAAGGAAGAAGCTGAACAAAGGTTGAGGCAAATAAAATGTGTTGTTGGAATTGATGAAAACTGCACCCTAGACATTGCTCAGGTTCCACAGAAAACCAGTAGCGGTAAAGGAGCTTTGAAGGAGTTGTTTTGTAAATCTTCACCTCCTGTGCGTAGGATATTTATTACAGCTGTTGGACTTCATTTGTTCCTGCGGATTGGTGGAAGTGCTGCTATTTTGTTATATAGTCCAAGGGTGTTTGAGAGAACAGGAATCACTGACAAGAGCACGCTCATGCTAGCCACTGTTGGCATAGGAATCAGCAAAGTTGTGTTTGCATTCATATCAATATTCTTGTCTGATAGATTTGGAAGGAGGATTCTCTTGCTGGTTAGTGCAGTAGGTGTGACTGTGACCATGTTGGGGTTAGGTATTTGCTTGACCATAGTGGAGAAATCCATAGAAAAGCTACTTTGGGCGTCATGCCTTACCGTTATTCTTACCTACATCTTTGTGGCTTCTATGTCTATTGGAATAGGACCCGTGACATGGGTTTATAGCTCTGAGATATTTCCCCTTAGGTTCAGAGCTCAAGGCCTCAGTGTCTGTGTGATTGTGAACAGAATGATGACCGTGGCAGTGGTTACAAGTTTCATTTCGACTTATAAAGCGATAACGATGGGTgggattttcttcatgtttgCTGCTATCAATGCTGTGGCTTTGGTGTTCTATTACTTTTTGCCTGAAACTAAAGGGATATCATTAGAAGATATGGAGACTATCTTTGAAAGAAATTCTAATTAAGAGATACAGATGAAGCCTGCTGCATGTGTGCATGCAACGATCTCTAGCTTTTATGGCtaactatatatattaattataaatgaaaaacatatatGGAGCATTCGTTCAATAAACAATGGTTATTGTTAATTAAGTCTCAGACTATCACACACACACTAAAAAAAGTCTCATATATGAaggatatataatttttaagcatTTTCCTTTCCTTAATTGCAGTTTTAGCTCTTTTTAAGTATTGCAATTGTGTGATAATCTCTCATGTTCTAATTGCTCAGTTTGAGTCTCCTCTAGTTTTCTCCTATTTACAATTTGGTTCCTTCGTTATTGTTTCCCTccattatttaacaaaattaggCGGCGCGACAAACTTGACATAACATGATAATGAGTAAATGCAATATTGTAACTAAAAAGCTTGCAAGAGTCAAATTACAATGACCAATAAGGTGCTCTGACTATATTGACTTAATTGTCCTTTTTTCTATACTTATAGGTAAACTATTGTTTTTATGATCGAGATTGACTTGTAATAGAATTGACTTATCAGTATCGACCTTGTTAGGTTGATTCTTTGATTTTAATCTATCTAGATAtcttttaatgataaaatcgTGTTAATTGTGTAATAAAATCGTACTAATTATCAGTACCGACCTTATCAAGTCGAAGTAGACAATATTTTTGTGCCTAATTATGTGCAACGAACTTGAGGTTGTCAATATATTTGTGCTAGAAG
The nucleotide sequence above comes from Glycine soja cultivar W05 chromosome 11, ASM419377v2, whole genome shotgun sequence. Encoded proteins:
- the LOC114375841 gene encoding probable polyol transporter 3, producing the protein MENGIGENENSHGSLNKYACSSVMAASIISAVFGYVVGVMSGALVFIKEDLQISDLQVQLLAGMLHLCALPGCMAAGRTSDYKGRRYTIILASTIFSLGSILMAWGPFYLILMIGNCILGVSVGFALIIAPVYSAEISPPSYRGFLTSLPELSINIGLLLGYVSNYFFEKLSLKLGWRMMVGVPAIPSLCLIILMLKLVESPRWLVMQGRVGEARKVLLLVSNTKEEAEQRLKEIKGVVGIDENCTLGIVQVPKKTRSGAGALKELFCKSSPPVRRILISAIGVHVFLQIGGIGAILLYGPRIFERTGISDKSKLMLATVGIGVSKVIFAFISIFLMDRVGRRILFLVSAGGMVVTLLGLGVCLTIVERSTEKVVWAISFTIIVTYLVVAFMTIGIGPVTWVYSTEIFPLRFRAQGLGVSVAVNRITNVIVVTSFISVDKAITMGGVFILFAAINALALWYYYTLPETKGRSLEDMETIFGKNSKLEIQMKPGSNK
- the LOC114375768 gene encoding probable polyol transporter 6 isoform X3 is translated as MEDLQINDLQIQLLVGASHLCALPGSLVAGRTSDYIGRCYTITLASIAFLLGSILMGYGPSYPILMIGNCIVGVGVSFAMVVAPLYSTEISPPSSRGFFTSLPTLSVNTGFLLGYMSNYFFEKLPHKLGWRMMVAVPAIPSLCLIILMLKLVESPRWLVMQGRVGDALKVLLLISTTKEEAEQRLRQIKCVVGIDENCTLDIAQVPQKTSSGKGALKELFCKSSPPVRRIFITAVGLHLFLRIGGSAAILLYSPRVFERTGITDKSTLMLATVGIGISKVVFAFISIFLSDRFGRRILLLVSAVGVTVTMLGLGICLTIVEKSIEKLLWASCLTVILTYIFVASMSIGIGPVTWVYSSEIFPLRFRAQGLSVCVIVNRMMTVAVVTSFISTYKAITMGGIFFMFAAINAVALVFYYFLPETKGISLEDMETIFERNSN
- the LOC114375768 gene encoding probable polyol transporter 6 isoform X1 encodes the protein MENGGCHRRLNKYTCATVLAASIVSAMFGYVTGVMSGALIFIQEDLQINDLQIQLLVGASHLCALPGSLVAGRTSDYIGRCYTITLASIAFLLGSILMGYGPSYPILMIGNCIVGVGVSFAMVVAPLYSTEISPPSSRGFFTSLPTLSVNTGFLLGYMSNYFFEKLPHKLGWRMMVAVPAIPSLCLIILMLKLVESPRWLVMQGRVGDALKVLLLISTTKEEAEQRLRQIKCVVGIDENCTLDIAQVPQKTSSGKGALKELFCKSSPPVRRIFITAVGLHLFLRIGGSAAILLYSPRVFERTGITDKSTLMLATVGIGISKVVFAFISIFLSDRFGRRILLLVSAVGVTVTMLGLGICLTIVEKSIEKLLWASCLTVILTYIFVASMSIGIGPVTWVYSSEIFPLRFRAQGLSVCVIVNRMMTVAVVTSFISTYKAITMGGIFFMFAAINAVALVFYYFLPETKGISLEDMETIFERNSN
- the LOC114375768 gene encoding probable polyol transporter 6 isoform X2, translating into MENGGCHRRLNKYTCATVLAASIVSAMFGYGVMSGALIFIQEDLQINDLQIQLLVGASHLCALPGSLVAGRTSDYIGRCYTITLASIAFLLGSILMGYGPSYPILMIGNCIVGVGVSFAMVVAPLYSTEISPPSSRGFFTSLPTLSVNTGFLLGYMSNYFFEKLPHKLGWRMMVAVPAIPSLCLIILMLKLVESPRWLVMQGRVGDALKVLLLISTTKEEAEQRLRQIKCVVGIDENCTLDIAQVPQKTSSGKGALKELFCKSSPPVRRIFITAVGLHLFLRIGGSAAILLYSPRVFERTGITDKSTLMLATVGIGISKVVFAFISIFLSDRFGRRILLLVSAVGVTVTMLGLGICLTIVEKSIEKLLWASCLTVILTYIFVASMSIGIGPVTWVYSSEIFPLRFRAQGLSVCVIVNRMMTVAVVTSFISTYKAITMGGIFFMFAAINAVALVFYYFLPETKGISLEDMETIFERNSN